A single Pseudomonas sp. HN11 DNA region contains:
- a CDS encoding outer membrane protein OmpK: MKPMFKGLMLAGSLLAGGQAVAGDLLQWQNNSLTYLWGKSFTVNPQIQQTVTFEHADAWKYGDNFIFVDRIFYNGKEDGNVGPSTYYGEISPRLSFGKILDKDLSFGPIKDVLLAFTYEFGEGDNESYLLGPGFDLNIPGFDYFQLNFYQRQTEGNRPGDGVWQITPVWSYTIPVGNSDVLIDGFMDWVTDNDKNARGTYHANLHFNPQVKYDLGKALHWGDKQLYVGFEYDYWKNKYGIEDSGAFKTNQDTASFLVKYHF, from the coding sequence ATGAAACCTATGTTCAAAGGCCTGATGCTGGCGGGATCCCTGCTGGCCGGTGGCCAAGCCGTGGCCGGTGACCTGTTGCAATGGCAAAACAACAGCCTGACATACCTGTGGGGCAAGAGCTTTACCGTCAACCCGCAGATCCAGCAAACGGTCACGTTCGAACATGCCGATGCCTGGAAGTACGGCGACAACTTTATCTTCGTCGACCGCATCTTTTACAACGGCAAGGAAGACGGCAATGTCGGCCCCAGTACTTATTACGGTGAAATAAGCCCACGCCTGTCGTTCGGCAAGATCCTTGATAAAGACCTGTCGTTCGGCCCGATCAAAGACGTGCTGCTGGCATTCACTTATGAGTTTGGCGAAGGCGATAACGAGTCGTACCTGCTCGGCCCGGGCTTTGACCTGAACATCCCTGGCTTCGACTACTTCCAGTTGAACTTCTACCAGCGCCAGACCGAAGGCAATCGCCCGGGTGATGGCGTCTGGCAGATCACCCCGGTCTGGTCTTACACCATTCCCGTGGGCAACTCCGACGTGTTGATCGACGGTTTCATGGACTGGGTAACGGACAACGACAAGAACGCCCGGGGCACTTACCACGCCAACCTGCACTTCAACCCGCAGGTCAAATATGACTTGGGTAAAGCGTTGCATTGGGGCGATAAGCAACTGTATGTGGGCTTTGAATACGATTACTGGAAGAACAAGTACGGGATCGAAGATTCAGGTGCGTTCAAGACCAACCAGGACACCGCCAGCTTTTTGGTCAAGTACCACTTCTAA
- a CDS encoding lipid A biosynthesis lauroyl acyltransferase: MDRPRFRAVFFHPRFWLLWLGLGLLWLVTQLPYRALLTIGRLLGAGMYRVAGERRRIAARNLELCFPEKSAKERKQLLKENFASTGIAFFEMAMSWWWSRQRLARLAHVEGLEHLKQAQLDGKGVILMALHFTTLEIGAALLGQKHTIDGMYREHGNPLFDYIQRRGRERHNLDSLAVEREDVRGMLKLLRAGRAIWYAPDQDYGAKQSIFVPLFGIQAATVPATSKFAKLGKALVVPFTQQRLADGSGYRLVIHPPLTDFPGESDEVDCLRINQWVEASVRGCPEQYLWTHRRFKSRPPGEPKLYEKRR; this comes from the coding sequence ATGGATCGCCCGCGTTTTCGAGCTGTATTTTTTCACCCGCGTTTCTGGCTGTTATGGCTGGGGCTGGGCCTACTGTGGCTGGTTACCCAACTGCCGTACCGTGCGCTCTTGACCATTGGTCGCCTGCTCGGCGCCGGCATGTACCGCGTGGCCGGCGAGCGTCGCCGCATTGCCGCGCGAAACCTGGAATTGTGCTTCCCGGAAAAATCCGCCAAAGAGCGCAAACAGCTGCTCAAAGAAAATTTCGCCTCCACCGGCATCGCCTTTTTTGAAATGGCCATGAGCTGGTGGTGGTCGCGCCAGCGCCTGGCGCGTCTGGCCCATGTCGAAGGCCTGGAACACCTCAAACAGGCCCAGCTGGATGGCAAGGGCGTGATCCTAATGGCCCTGCACTTCACCACCCTGGAGATCGGCGCAGCGTTGCTGGGGCAGAAGCACACCATCGATGGCATGTACCGCGAGCACGGCAACCCGTTGTTCGACTACATTCAGCGCCGTGGCCGCGAACGCCACAACCTCGATTCCCTGGCCGTGGAGCGCGAAGACGTGCGTGGCATGCTCAAGCTGCTGCGCGCCGGCCGGGCCATCTGGTACGCGCCGGACCAGGACTACGGCGCCAAGCAAAGTATCTTCGTGCCGCTGTTCGGCATCCAGGCCGCCACCGTGCCGGCCACCAGCAAGTTCGCCAAGCTGGGCAAGGCGCTGGTGGTGCCGTTCACCCAGCAGCGCCTGGCCGACGGTAGCGGTTACCGCTTGGTGATCCATCCGCCGCTCACGGACTTCCCTGGCGAGAGCGATGAAGTCGACTGCCTGCGCATCAACCAATGGGTCGAAGCCTCGGTACGTGGATGCCCCGAGCAATACCTGTGGACCCATCGCCGCTTCAAGAGCCGGCCCCCGGGTGAGCCTAAGCTGTACGAAAAACGCCGTTGA
- a CDS encoding ureidoglycolate lyase — protein sequence MRTLVIEPLTKEAFAPFGNVIETDGSDHFMINNGSTMRFHKLATVETAQPEDHAIISIFRADAQDMPLTVCMLERHPLGSQAFIPLLGNPFLIVVAPLGDAPVSGLVRAFVTNGRQGINYHRGVWHHPVLTIEKRDDFLVVDRSGTGNNCDEHFFKEDERLILAPHQ from the coding sequence ATGCGCACACTCGTGATCGAACCCCTGACCAAAGAAGCCTTCGCCCCTTTCGGAAACGTTATCGAAACCGATGGCAGCGATCACTTCATGATCAACAACGGGTCGACCATGCGCTTTCACAAACTGGCCACGGTCGAAACCGCACAGCCGGAAGACCACGCCATCATCAGCATCTTCCGCGCCGACGCGCAGGACATGCCGCTGACCGTATGCATGCTGGAACGACACCCGCTGGGCAGCCAGGCTTTCATTCCGCTGCTCGGCAACCCCTTTCTGATCGTGGTCGCGCCACTTGGCGATGCACCTGTATCAGGCTTGGTCCGCGCCTTCGTCACCAACGGCAGGCAGGGCATTAATTACCATCGCGGCGTCTGGCACCACCCGGTGCTGACGATCGAAAAGCGGGATGACTTCCTGGTGGTTGATCGCAGTGGCACAGGCAATAACTGCGATGAGCATTTTTTCAAAGAGGATGAGCGGTTGATCCTCGCCCCCCACCAATAA
- the minC gene encoding septum site-determining protein MinC, whose translation MSQTEPLDQDPVFQLKGSMLAITVLELARNDLDALDRQLAAKVALAPNFFNNAPLVLALDKLPAGQGSIDLPGLMRVCRSHGLRTLAIRASRIEDIAAAIAIELPVLPPSGARERPLEPLVGEEKKKPEKPPEPAIKPTKIITSPVRGGQQIYAQGGDLVVISSVSPGAELLADGNIHVYGPMRGRALAGIKGDTKARIFCQQLTAELVSIAGQYKVSEDLRRDPLWGASVQVNLSGDVLNIIRL comes from the coding sequence ATGAGCCAAACCGAACCGCTAGACCAAGATCCCGTGTTCCAGCTGAAAGGCAGCATGCTCGCCATCACCGTGCTGGAACTTGCCCGTAACGACCTCGACGCCCTGGATCGCCAACTGGCCGCCAAGGTTGCCCTGGCGCCCAACTTTTTCAACAATGCCCCGCTGGTGCTGGCCCTGGACAAACTGCCCGCCGGCCAAGGCAGCATCGACCTCCCCGGCCTGATGCGTGTATGCCGTTCCCACGGCCTGCGCACCCTGGCGATTCGTGCCAGCCGCATCGAAGACATTGCTGCAGCCATCGCCATTGAACTGCCAGTACTGCCACCGTCCGGCGCACGCGAGCGTCCGCTTGAACCATTGGTCGGTGAAGAGAAGAAAAAACCGGAAAAACCACCGGAGCCTGCGATCAAGCCTACAAAGATCATCACCTCGCCCGTACGCGGCGGACAGCAGATTTACGCCCAGGGTGGCGACCTTGTAGTCATCTCTTCGGTCAGTCCCGGGGCGGAACTTCTCGCCGATGGCAACATCCATGTATACGGCCCGATGCGCGGACGTGCCCTCGCCGGCATCAAGGGTGATACCAAGGCCCGTATTTTTTGCCAGCAGTTGACCGCTGAGCTAGTGTCCATCGCAGGCCAGTACAAGGTTTCAGAAGATTTGCGCCGTGATCCGCTGTGGGGGGCTTCGGTGCAGGTCAACCTGTCGGGCGATGTGTTGAACATCATCCGTCTTTAA
- a CDS encoding patatin-like phospholipase family protein, with translation MRPAEPVTGLILSGGGARAAYQVGVLAAIAELLPPGAPNPFPVIVGTSAGAINAVTLASGAMDFTAAIQRLTAFWQGFRSHLVLRSDWPGVIRQAGRFFIHSLLGLGAQVPVALLNSSPLRDLLQERLNLDGIDEAIRNKHLHAVAVTAFGYESGQAVTFYQGGGTIDAWLRHRRIGMPTQLTVEHLLASSAIPLLFAPVKLDQEYFGDGAVRQSAPISPALHLGASRVLVVGVSGNPRGNEPAAQRTYTGQEPTLAQIGGHMLNSTFIDSLESDIELLERLNQFSHAAPGVAAVEVLVIAPSQPIDEIAARHRQELPAALRLFLRGPGATKTSGAGVLSYLLFEAGYCSELIELGRRDALAKREEITRFLGLPPI, from the coding sequence ATGCGCCCAGCTGAACCGGTTACAGGCTTGATTCTTTCCGGCGGCGGGGCGCGAGCGGCGTATCAGGTGGGGGTGTTGGCGGCGATTGCCGAGTTGCTGCCACCGGGGGCGCCTAATCCTTTTCCGGTGATCGTGGGCACCTCGGCCGGCGCGATTAATGCGGTGACGCTGGCCAGCGGGGCGATGGACTTCACGGCGGCCATTCAACGCCTGACTGCGTTCTGGCAGGGCTTTCGCAGCCATCTGGTGTTGCGCAGCGATTGGCCAGGGGTGATTCGCCAGGCGGGACGTTTCTTTATCCATAGCTTGCTAGGCCTGGGAGCCCAGGTGCCAGTGGCATTGCTCAACAGTTCACCCTTACGTGACTTGTTGCAAGAACGCTTGAACCTGGACGGCATCGATGAGGCCATCCGCAACAAGCACCTGCATGCTGTGGCCGTCACCGCCTTTGGTTACGAGTCCGGCCAGGCGGTGACGTTCTACCAGGGTGGTGGCACCATCGACGCCTGGTTGCGCCACCGTCGCATCGGCATGCCCACCCAACTGACGGTTGAGCACCTGCTGGCCAGTTCGGCGATTCCTTTGCTGTTTGCCCCGGTCAAACTCGACCAGGAGTACTTCGGCGACGGCGCTGTGCGGCAATCGGCTCCCATCAGTCCGGCGTTGCACCTAGGCGCCAGTCGCGTGCTGGTGGTCGGCGTCAGCGGCAACCCGCGAGGTAATGAACCCGCGGCGCAGCGTACCTACACCGGCCAGGAGCCGACTCTGGCGCAGATCGGCGGGCACATGCTCAACAGCACATTCATTGACAGCCTGGAAAGCGATATCGAGTTGCTGGAGCGCTTGAATCAGTTCAGCCATGCTGCGCCAGGGGTGGCGGCGGTGGAAGTGCTGGTGATTGCGCCCAGCCAGCCGATCGACGAAATCGCGGCGCGCCATCGTCAGGAATTGCCGGCGGCTTTGCGCTTGTTTTTGCGTGGGCCGGGGGCGACCAAGACGAGCGGGGCAGGGGTATTGAGTTACTTACTGTTCGAGGCGGGGTATTGCAGCGAGTTGATCGAGTTGGGGCGGCGTGACGCGTTGGCCAAGCGCGAGGAAATTACGCGGTTTCTGGGGTTGCCCCCAATCTAA
- the alc gene encoding allantoicase — MKAYAVPFEKFVNLADARLGTKILSVTDDWFADANRLFQPTPAVWKEGVFDDNGKWMDGWESRRKRFEGYDSAVIRLGVPGSIKGVDIDTSFFTGNYPPSASLEACFLASGDPDENTQWVEVLSAVELQGNSHHYHEINNDKAFSHLRFNIYPDGGVARLRVYGVPFRDWSSVGDNEQVDLAAALNGGRALACSDEHFGRMSNILNPGRGINMGDGWETARRRTPGNDWVIVALGHPGEIEKIIVDTLHFKGNYPDTCSIQGAFVKGGTDSQIETQSLFWRELLPAQKLEMHAEHTFAEQIKALGPITHIRLNVFPDGGVSRLRVLGKVSK, encoded by the coding sequence ATGAAAGCTTACGCCGTACCTTTCGAAAAGTTCGTCAACCTGGCCGACGCCCGTCTAGGTACCAAGATCCTCTCGGTGACCGATGATTGGTTCGCTGACGCCAACCGCCTGTTCCAGCCGACCCCGGCCGTGTGGAAGGAGGGCGTTTTCGATGACAACGGCAAGTGGATGGACGGCTGGGAGTCGCGCCGCAAGCGCTTCGAAGGCTACGACAGCGCTGTGATCCGCCTGGGCGTCCCCGGCTCGATCAAGGGCGTGGACATCGACACTTCATTCTTCACCGGCAACTACCCGCCGTCGGCCTCTTTGGAGGCCTGCTTCCTGGCTTCGGGCGACCCTGATGAAAACACCCAATGGGTGGAAGTGCTGTCGGCCGTCGAGCTGCAAGGCAACAGTCACCACTACCACGAAATCAACAACGACAAGGCGTTCAGCCACCTGCGCTTCAACATCTACCCGGATGGCGGCGTAGCGCGTCTGCGTGTGTACGGCGTGCCGTTCCGCGACTGGTCCTCGGTGGGTGACAACGAACAGGTCGATCTGGCTGCCGCACTGAACGGCGGTCGCGCCCTGGCCTGCTCCGATGAACACTTCGGGCGCATGAGCAACATCCTCAACCCAGGCCGTGGCATCAACATGGGCGACGGCTGGGAAACCGCACGTCGTCGCACGCCAGGCAATGACTGGGTGATTGTCGCACTGGGCCACCCTGGCGAGATCGAGAAAATCATCGTCGATACCCTGCACTTCAAGGGCAACTATCCGGACACCTGCTCGATCCAGGGCGCTTTCGTAAAAGGCGGCACCGACAGCCAGATCGAAACCCAATCGCTGTTCTGGCGCGAACTGCTGCCGGCGCAGAAACTGGAAATGCACGCTGAACACACCTTCGCCGAGCAGATCAAGGCGCTGGGGCCGATTACCCACATCCGCCTGAATGTGTTCCCGGATGGTGGTGTGAGCCGCCTGCGCGTCCTGGGCAAAGTTTCCAAATAA
- the minE gene encoding cell division topological specificity factor MinE translates to MKFLDFFRANKKPTTASVAKERLQIIVAHERGQRSTPDYLPALQKELVEVIRKYVNIGNDDVHVALENDGSCSILELNITLPDR, encoded by the coding sequence ATGAAATTTCTCGACTTCTTTCGCGCCAACAAAAAGCCTACGACCGCGTCGGTAGCGAAAGAGCGTCTACAGATCATCGTGGCGCACGAACGCGGCCAACGCAGCACGCCGGATTACCTGCCAGCCTTGCAGAAGGAACTGGTCGAGGTGATCCGCAAGTACGTCAATATCGGCAACGATGACGTGCATGTCGCCCTGGAAAATGACGGCAGCTGCTCGATTCTGGAACTCAATATCACCCTGCCTGATCGTTGA
- the uraD gene encoding 2-oxo-4-hydroxy-4-carboxy-5-ureidoimidazoline decarboxylase translates to MTAFHTLKPSTLSRDEFVNAFADIYEHSPWVAEKAFDLGQDASIDEIETLHQRMSDILLSADHTRQLALINAHPDLAGKAAVQGQLTEASTHEQAGAGIHQCTAEEFSRFTELNDAYKAKFKFPFIMAVKGSNRHQILAAFETRIHNSADAEFKCALAEINKIALFRLLTL, encoded by the coding sequence ATGACTGCATTCCACACCCTGAAACCCTCGACCCTGAGCCGCGACGAATTCGTCAACGCTTTTGCCGATATCTACGAACACTCGCCATGGGTGGCCGAAAAGGCCTTCGACCTGGGTCAGGACGCTTCGATCGACGAGATCGAGACCCTGCACCAGCGCATGAGCGACATCTTGTTGAGCGCTGATCACACCCGCCAGTTGGCTTTGATCAACGCTCACCCGGACCTGGCCGGCAAAGCTGCCGTCCAGGGGCAACTCACCGAAGCCAGTACCCATGAACAGGCTGGCGCCGGTATTCATCAATGCACGGCCGAAGAGTTTTCTCGCTTCACCGAGCTGAACGATGCCTACAAGGCCAAGTTCAAGTTTCCCTTCATCATGGCGGTAAAAGGCAGCAACCGGCATCAGATCCTGGCCGCGTTCGAAACGCGCATTCACAACTCGGCGGACGCCGAGTTCAAATGTGCACTGGCCGAGATCAACAAGATCGCGTTGTTCCGATTACTGACCCTCTAA
- a CDS encoding nucleobase:cation symporter-2 family protein — protein MTELAEPQIPAAPAMVRLPLLQLILVGLQHVLLMYGGAVAVPLIIGQAAGLSREEIAFLINADLLVAGIATLVQSFGIGPVGIRMPVMMGASFAAVGSMVAMAGMPGIGLQGIFGATIAAGLFGMLIAPFMSKVVRFFPPLVTGTVITAIGLSLFPVAVNWAGGGSAAATFGSPIYLAIAALVLATILLINRFMRGFWVNISVLIGMGLGYALCGALGMVDLSGLAMAPWVQVVTPLHFGMPRFELAPILSMCLVVVIIFVESTGMFLALGKITGQDVTPKMLRRGLLCDAGASFFAGFFNTFTHSSFAQNIGLVQMTGVRCRSVTIMAGVFLIVLSLLPKAAYLVASIPPAVLGGAAIAMFGMVAATGIKILQEADIADRRNQLLVAVSIGMGLIPVVRPEFFAQLPLWMSPITHSGIAMATLSALSLNILFNILGGAERPAVAHTH, from the coding sequence ATGACCGAGTTAGCCGAACCGCAGATTCCTGCCGCGCCCGCCATGGTGCGGCTGCCCCTCTTGCAACTGATTCTGGTAGGCCTGCAACACGTCTTGCTGATGTACGGCGGCGCCGTCGCCGTGCCCCTGATCATTGGCCAGGCCGCCGGCCTGAGTCGTGAAGAAATCGCTTTTCTGATTAACGCCGACCTGCTGGTGGCCGGTATCGCCACCCTGGTACAGTCCTTTGGCATCGGCCCGGTGGGCATTCGCATGCCGGTGATGATGGGCGCCAGTTTCGCCGCCGTCGGCAGCATGGTCGCGATGGCCGGCATGCCGGGTATCGGCTTGCAGGGGATCTTCGGCGCGACCATCGCCGCCGGGTTATTCGGCATGCTCATCGCGCCATTCATGTCCAAGGTCGTGCGCTTTTTCCCGCCGTTGGTGACCGGTACGGTCATCACCGCGATTGGCCTGTCGCTGTTTCCAGTGGCCGTGAACTGGGCCGGTGGCGGCAGTGCCGCTGCCACGTTCGGCTCACCGATCTATCTGGCAATTGCGGCACTGGTACTCGCCACCATCTTGCTGATCAACCGCTTCATGCGTGGTTTCTGGGTGAACATCTCGGTGCTGATCGGCATGGGCCTGGGTTACGCCTTATGCGGCGCGCTCGGCATGGTCGACCTCAGCGGACTGGCGATGGCGCCGTGGGTGCAGGTGGTGACGCCGCTGCACTTCGGCATGCCCAGGTTCGAGTTGGCGCCGATCCTGTCGATGTGCCTGGTGGTGGTGATCATCTTTGTCGAGTCCACCGGAATGTTCCTCGCCTTGGGCAAGATCACCGGCCAGGACGTCACGCCAAAGATGCTGCGCCGTGGCTTGCTGTGTGATGCCGGTGCGTCCTTCTTTGCCGGTTTTTTCAACACCTTCACCCACTCCTCGTTCGCCCAGAACATCGGCCTGGTGCAGATGACCGGCGTGCGCTGCCGCTCGGTGACGATCATGGCCGGGGTCTTCCTGATTGTGCTCAGCCTGTTGCCCAAGGCCGCCTACCTGGTGGCGTCGATTCCGCCGGCAGTGCTGGGCGGCGCGGCCATCGCCATGTTCGGCATGGTGGCGGCGACCGGGATCAAGATCCTCCAGGAAGCCGACATCGCCGACCGTCGCAACCAGTTGCTGGTGGCCGTGAGCATCGGCATGGGCCTGATCCCGGTGGTGCGCCCGGAGTTCTTCGCGCAGCTACCGTTGTGGATGAGCCCGATTACCCACAGTGGCATCGCCATGGCCACGCTCAGCGCGTTGTCGCTGAATATCCTTTTCAACATTCTCGGCGGCGCTGAACGACCTGCCGTTGCTCACACGCATTGA
- the minD gene encoding septum site-determining protein MinD yields the protein MAKILVVTSGKGGVGKTTTSAAIGTGLALRGHKTVIVDFDVGLRNLDLIMGCERRVVYDFVNVVNGEANLQQALIKDKRLENLYVLAASQTRDKDALTKEGVGKVLAELKETFEYVVCDSPAGIETGAHLAMYFADEAIVVTNPEVSSVRDSDRMLGLLASKSKRAEEGQDPIKEHLLLTRYNPERVSNGEMLGVEDVKEILAVTLLGVIPESQAVLKASNQGVPVILDDQSDAGQAYSDAVDRLLGKSVEHRFLDVKKKGFFERIFGGN from the coding sequence TTGGCCAAGATTCTCGTGGTTACATCCGGCAAGGGTGGTGTGGGTAAGACCACCACCAGCGCCGCTATCGGTACCGGTCTCGCTCTGCGCGGCCACAAGACAGTCATCGTTGACTTCGACGTCGGCTTGCGTAACCTCGACCTGATCATGGGCTGCGAACGCCGCGTGGTGTATGACTTCGTCAATGTGGTCAATGGTGAAGCGAACCTGCAACAGGCCCTGATCAAGGACAAGCGCCTTGAGAACCTGTACGTGCTGGCCGCCAGCCAGACCCGTGACAAAGACGCGCTGACCAAAGAAGGCGTCGGCAAAGTTCTGGCCGAGCTGAAGGAGACCTTCGAGTACGTGGTCTGCGATTCGCCGGCCGGTATCGAAACCGGTGCTCACCTGGCCATGTACTTCGCCGATGAAGCCATCGTGGTCACCAACCCGGAAGTGTCCTCCGTACGTGACTCGGACCGCATGCTGGGCCTGCTGGCCAGCAAATCCAAGCGCGCCGAGGAAGGCCAGGATCCGATCAAGGAACACCTGCTGCTCACCCGTTACAACCCTGAGCGCGTCAGCAACGGCGAAATGCTCGGTGTTGAAGACGTGAAGGAAATCCTCGCAGTGACCCTGTTGGGCGTGATTCCAGAATCCCAGGCCGTCCTGAAGGCTTCCAACCAGGGGGTTCCGGTGATTCTTGACGACCAGAGCGACGCCGGCCAGGCGTACAGCGATGCCGTCGATCGCTTGCTGGGCAAGTCCGTGGAACATCGCTTCCTCGATGTCAAGAAGAAGGGATTCTTCGAGCGTATCTTTGGAGGCAACTAA
- the puuE gene encoding allantoinase PuuE encodes MSADYPRDLIGYGSNPPHPHWPGKARIALSFVLNYEEGGERNILHGDKESEAFLSEMVSAQPLQGARNMSMESLYEYGSRAGVWRILKLFKEFDIPLTIFAVAMAAQRHPDVIRAMVEAGHEICSHGYRWIDYQYMDEAQEREHMLEAIRILTELTGARPLGWYTGRTGPNTRRLVMEEGGFLYDCDTYDDDLPYWEPNTPTGKPHLVIPYTLDTNDMRFTQVQGFNKGDDFFEYLKDAFDVLYAEGAEAPKMLSIGLHCRLIGRPARLASLKRFIEYVKGHEQVWFTRRVDIARHWHETHPFKGAAK; translated from the coding sequence GTGAGCGCTGACTACCCACGCGACCTGATCGGTTACGGCAGTAACCCTCCTCACCCCCACTGGCCGGGCAAGGCGCGCATTGCGCTGTCTTTCGTACTCAACTACGAAGAAGGCGGTGAGCGCAACATTCTGCACGGTGACAAAGAGTCTGAAGCCTTCCTTTCGGAAATGGTCTCGGCCCAGCCGCTGCAAGGCGCACGCAACATGAGCATGGAGTCGCTGTACGAATACGGCAGCCGTGCCGGTGTGTGGCGCATCCTCAAGTTGTTCAAGGAATTCGATATCCCGCTGACCATCTTCGCCGTGGCCATGGCCGCCCAGCGTCACCCGGATGTAATCCGTGCGATGGTCGAAGCCGGCCACGAGATCTGCAGCCACGGCTACCGCTGGATCGACTACCAATACATGGACGAGGCCCAGGAGCGCGAGCACATGCTCGAAGCCATCCGCATCCTCACTGAACTGACCGGCGCACGCCCACTGGGCTGGTATACCGGACGCACCGGCCCCAACACGCGGCGGCTGGTGATGGAGGAAGGCGGCTTCCTCTACGACTGCGACACCTACGACGACGACCTGCCCTACTGGGAACCCAACACCCCCACCGGCAAGCCGCACCTGGTGATCCCTTACACCCTGGACACCAACGACATGCGCTTCACCCAGGTGCAGGGTTTCAACAAGGGCGATGACTTTTTCGAGTACCTCAAGGACGCGTTCGACGTGCTGTATGCCGAAGGCGCCGAGGCACCGAAGATGCTGTCGATCGGTTTGCACTGCCGCCTGATCGGCCGCCCTGCACGTCTGGCTTCGTTGAAGCGTTTCATTGAATACGTCAAAGGTCATGAACAGGTGTGGTTCACCCGTCGCGTCGATATTGCCCGTCACTGGCATGAAACCCACCCTTTCAAGGGAGCCGCCAAATGA
- a CDS encoding urate hydroxylase PuuD has translation MEAHLMEWLNLSVRWVHMITGVAWIGASFYFVWLENNLNRVNPRNGLAGDLWAIHGGGIYHLEKYKLAPPTMPDNLHWFKWEAYFTWMSGIALLCVVFYWNPTLYLLAPGSTLSGTEGVLLGIGSLFAGWFIYSFLCDSALGKRPALLGFILFVLLIAAAYGFSKVFSGRGAYLHVGAVIGTIMVGNVFRIIMPAQRALVAAIAENRTPDPALPAKGLLRSRHNNYFTLPVLFIMISNHFPSTYGSQYNWLILAGIAVAAVLVRHYFNTRHDSQKYAWTLPVGALAMICLAYVTGPKPVSTSPEVAKAPAAIEYQPLPETAVGGGLKPAAPAEPAAAPAAPAQATIDFDKVHGVIQERCAVCHSAKPTSPLFSTAPAGVMFDTPAQIQQQAARIQAQAVASQIMPLGNITQMTQQERDLIGTWINQGARTN, from the coding sequence GTGGAAGCACATTTGATGGAATGGCTGAACCTGAGCGTGCGCTGGGTTCACATGATTACGGGCGTCGCGTGGATCGGCGCTTCTTTCTACTTCGTCTGGCTGGAAAACAACCTCAATCGCGTCAACCCCAGGAACGGCCTGGCCGGTGACTTGTGGGCGATTCACGGTGGCGGTATCTACCACCTGGAAAAATACAAACTGGCCCCACCGACCATGCCGGACAACCTGCATTGGTTCAAATGGGAAGCCTATTTCACCTGGATGTCGGGCATCGCGCTGCTGTGCGTGGTGTTCTACTGGAACCCGACGCTGTACTTGCTCGCTCCCGGCAGCACACTCAGCGGCACCGAAGGCGTATTGCTGGGCATTGGCTCGTTGTTCGCCGGCTGGTTCATCTACTCCTTCCTCTGCGATTCGGCCCTGGGCAAACGCCCTGCCCTGCTCGGTTTCATCCTGTTCGTGCTGTTGATCGCCGCCGCGTACGGCTTCAGCAAAGTGTTCAGTGGCCGTGGCGCCTACCTGCACGTGGGTGCGGTGATCGGCACCATCATGGTCGGCAACGTGTTCCGCATCATCATGCCGGCGCAACGCGCGTTGGTCGCGGCGATTGCAGAGAACCGCACGCCGGATCCAGCACTGCCGGCCAAGGGCTTGTTGCGTTCGCGCCATAACAACTACTTCACCTTGCCGGTGCTGTTCATCATGATCAGCAACCACTTCCCGAGCACCTACGGCAGCCAATACAACTGGCTGATCCTGGCGGGTATCGCGGTGGCGGCGGTGTTGGTACGGCATTATTTCAACACCCGGCATGACAGCCAAAAGTATGCATGGACCTTGCCGGTTGGCGCGTTGGCGATGATTTGCCTGGCGTATGTGACCGGGCCAAAACCGGTATCGACTTCGCCAGAAGTGGCCAAGGCACCGGCCGCAATCGAGTACCAGCCATTGCCGGAGACCGCAGTGGGTGGTGGTCTGAAACCTGCTGCACCTGCCGAACCGGCTGCAGCACCTGCTGCGCCCGCCCAGGCGACGATTGATTTCGACAAGGTGCACGGGGTGATCCAGGAACGCTGCGCCGTGTGCCATTCGGCCAAGCCCACCAGCCCACTGTTCAGCACCGCGCCGGCTGGCGTGATGTTTGACACACCGGCACAGATCCAGCAGCAGGCCGCGCGTATTCAGGCGCAGGCCGTGGCGAGCCAGATCATGCCGCTGGGCAACATCACCCAGATGACCCAGCAGGAACGGGACTTGATTGGCACCTGGATCAATCAGGGGGCGCGTACCAACTGA